A stretch of the Corythoichthys intestinalis isolate RoL2023-P3 chromosome 22, ASM3026506v1, whole genome shotgun sequence genome encodes the following:
- the LOC130910667 gene encoding oocyte zinc finger protein XlCOF7.1-like — protein MDVLEEVVVGTDVSKTNLVINSEPSETPMMKFPEAHEDLCCHQCLITFVSQKSKQNHMRRTHPDLYTSQLVEKHTLWSCYNCNGIFHSPEELAIHREAHHQGENRPVCPSCSKVFSNFSRLYRHELLGCGGEWHCRECDVHCHLLLEFHKHCIQEHDCDVVGGGQSGGRRCAVCRRTFRNDEALRKHQERVENARVKPDGEPQSEAPTKRRRIEEDDRERQEEQEKEEKEELKIPCPKEDCNQVFPTLEALRAHKKCHHLSPSSRKKQ, from the exons ATGGACGTGTTGGAGGAAGTCGTCGTGGGGACCGACGTGAGCAAGACTAACTTAGTGATCAATTCTGAACCTTCTGAGACACCCATGATGAAATTCC CGGAAGCCCATGAGGATTTGTGTTGCCATCAATGTCTCATCACCTTTGTCAGCCAAAAGTCCAAACAGAACCACATGAGGAGGACTCACCCGGATCTGTACACATCACAGCTAGTGGAG aaACACACGCTGTGGTCATGTTACAATTGCAATGGGATTTTTCATTCGCCCGAGGAACTTGCCATCCACAGGGAGGCCCACCACCAGGGTGAAAACAGGCCTGTCTGCCCCTCCTGCAGCAAAGTGTTTTCCAATTTCAGTCGG CTCTACCGACACGAGCTCCTGGGCTGCGGCGGCGAGTGGCACTGTCGGGAATGCGACGTGCACTGCCACCTCCTCCTGGAATTTCACAAACACTGCATCCAAGAGCACGACTGCGACGTGGTGGGTGGGGGCCAAAGCGGCGGACGCCGATGCGCCGTCTGCAGGCGCACCTTCCGTAACGACGAGGCGCTGAGGAAACATCAAGAGAGGGTGGAGAATGCTAGAGTGAAGCCTGACGGTGAACCCCAAAGCGAAGCACCGACCAAGAGGAGGAGGATTGAGGAAGATGATAGGGAAAGACAAGAGgagcaggagaaggaggaaaaagaGGAGCTGAAGATCCCATGTCCCAAAGAAGACTGTAATCAAGTGTTCCCAACCCTCGAAGCCCTCAGGGCACACAAGAAGTGTCATCATCTGTCGCCTTCGTCTCGCAAAAAGCAGTGA